From Triticum aestivum cultivar Chinese Spring chromosome 4A, IWGSC CS RefSeq v2.1, whole genome shotgun sequence, a single genomic window includes:
- the LOC123081736 gene encoding expansin-A24-like, translating to MASAPARAIAVVALVFACSGLAMAADNAPTWLRAHATFYGGADASDTMGKRGQLNSEYHISCGTRTAALSQALFNDGAACGQCYKIACDRKLADPMFCKPGVTVTITATNLCPPNYALPSDNGGWCNPPRPHFDMAQPAWEKIGVYKGGIIPVMYQRVPCVKKGGVRFKIGGHDYFNLVNVFNMGAAGSIKSMDIKTSDSDAWAPMARNWGANWQSLANLTGKMLSFRLTNTDGQTLVFNNIVPTGWTFGQTFASKLQF from the exons ATGGCGTCGGCTCCAGCTCGAGCTATTGCGGTGGTGGCTCTCGTGTTCGCCTGCTCTGGGCTGGCCATGGCCGCGGACAACGCGCCGACATGGCTGAGGGCGCATGCGACGTTCTACGGCGGGGCCGATGCCTCTGACACCATGGGTAA AAGGGGCCAATTGAATAGTGAATACCACATCTCGTGCGGCACGCGGacggcggcgctgagccaggcgcTCTTCAACGACGGCGCGGCGTGCGGTCAGTGCTACAAGATTGCTTGTGACCGCAAGCTTGCGGACCCGATGTTCTGCAAACCCGGCGTCACGGTGACAATCACGGCCACAAACCTTTGCCCGCCAAACTATGCACTCCCGAGCGACAATGGAGGATGGTGCAATCCTCCGAGGCCGCACTTCGACATGGCGCAGCCGGCCTGGGAGAAGATTGGTGTGTACAAGGGTGGCATCATCCCTGTCATGTACCAGAG GGTTCCATGCGTGAAGAAAGGTGGGGTGAGGTTCAAGATCGGTGGTCACGATTACTTTAACCTAGTTAACGTATTCAACATGGGAGCTGCCGGATCGATCAAATCGATGGATATCAAGACCTCTGATTCAGACGCATGGGCGCCAATGGCTCGTAACTGGGGCGCGAACTGGCAATCTCTAGCGAATCTTACCGGGAAGATGCTCTCATTCAGATTGACCAACACAGATGGGCAGACGCTTGTGTTCAACAATATTGTGCCAACTGGATGGACGTTTGGGCAAACATTTGCGAGCAAATTGCAGTTTTAA